The proteins below are encoded in one region of Asticcacaulis excentricus CB 48:
- the rpoN gene encoding RNA polymerase factor sigma-54, which yields MSLGQRLEIRQGQGLVITPQLQQAIKLLQLSNLELEAVVEAELERNPLLLREDNEPDSPDTESDLPRDERGELELSDRDTQQANSDLDASEGDVYGDDEPTVREPVASSDIGDGPMIDWTRAGKGGGFDGDGDTLDRAMSREKTLAEHLMDQALIAGFSAPEMAVAQILIDAVDEGGYLRADLTEIAERLGCAMDLIEKVLTVCQGFEPTGVMARSVPECLKLQLIERNRFDPAMAALIDNLELLARRDLSALRGACGVDDEDLAEMIRELKALTPRPGAAFGAEPQAGVVPDVFVRQDPSGGWRVDLNSDTLPRVLVDQTYHAKVVTSARSDQEKTYLSECLSQANWLIKSLDQRARTILKVSAEIVRQQDGFFVYGIEHLRPLNLKTVAEAVGMHESTISRVTTNKYISTPRGVFELKFFFTSAIAAADGSEAHSAESVRHKIKHLIEGEKSSGEVLSDDRIVEILKEAGVDIARRTVAKYREALRIPSSVERKRMIR from the coding sequence ATGTCATTAGGGCAAAGGCTGGAAATTAGACAAGGGCAGGGGCTGGTCATCACGCCCCAGTTGCAGCAAGCGATCAAGCTTCTGCAATTGTCCAACCTTGAACTCGAGGCTGTGGTCGAGGCCGAGCTGGAGCGTAACCCGCTACTGCTGCGCGAAGATAACGAACCCGATAGCCCTGACACCGAGTCAGACCTGCCTCGCGACGAACGGGGTGAGCTGGAACTTTCTGACCGCGATACGCAGCAGGCCAATTCTGATCTCGACGCCTCTGAAGGCGATGTGTATGGCGACGATGAGCCGACGGTGCGCGAACCTGTGGCGTCTTCCGACATAGGCGACGGGCCTATGATTGACTGGACCCGTGCCGGTAAGGGCGGCGGGTTCGATGGTGACGGCGATACGCTCGACCGAGCCATGAGCCGCGAGAAGACGCTGGCTGAACACCTGATGGATCAGGCCCTGATCGCGGGCTTTAGCGCACCTGAAATGGCAGTGGCGCAAATCCTGATCGATGCTGTAGACGAGGGCGGTTACCTTCGCGCGGATCTGACGGAAATCGCTGAACGCCTCGGCTGCGCTATGGATCTGATCGAAAAGGTTCTGACTGTCTGTCAGGGCTTTGAACCGACGGGCGTCATGGCGCGCTCGGTGCCGGAATGCCTGAAACTGCAACTGATCGAACGCAATCGCTTCGACCCGGCCATGGCGGCGCTGATCGACAATCTGGAGCTTCTCGCGCGCCGTGACTTGAGTGCGCTTCGCGGAGCCTGTGGCGTCGACGACGAAGACCTGGCTGAGATGATCCGTGAACTGAAGGCTCTGACACCGCGTCCGGGCGCCGCCTTCGGGGCGGAACCCCAGGCGGGTGTGGTACCGGATGTGTTCGTGCGTCAAGATCCTTCGGGCGGCTGGCGCGTCGATCTTAACAGCGACACTCTGCCGCGTGTCCTGGTCGATCAAACCTACCACGCCAAGGTCGTGACCTCCGCGCGCTCGGATCAGGAAAAGACCTATCTCAGCGAATGCCTGTCCCAGGCCAACTGGCTGATCAAGAGCCTTGACCAGCGTGCTCGCACTATCCTCAAGGTGTCGGCGGAAATCGTGCGTCAGCAGGACGGCTTCTTCGTCTATGGTATCGAACATCTGCGTCCGTTGAACCTGAAGACGGTGGCGGAGGCTGTGGGGATGCACGAATCCACCATTTCTCGCGTCACAACCAATAAGTATATCTCGACGCCGCGCGGCGTTTTCGAACTGAAATTCTTTTTCACCTCGGCCATTGCCGCGGCCGATGGCTCTGAGGCCCATTCGGCGGAGTCGGTGCGTCACAAGATCAAGCACCTGATTGAGGGTGAAAAGTCCTCTGGCGAAGTGCTGTCTGACGACCGCATTGTCGAAATTCTCAAAGAGGCCGGCGTCGATATTGCCCGCCGCACCGTGGCCAAGTACCGCGAAGCCCTGCGCATACCGTCTTCGGTCGAGCGCAAGCGGATGATCCGTTAA
- the lptB gene encoding LPS export ABC transporter ATP-binding protein, whose product MTTAPLLDVRNAADVRSAEIPDATNGLRVEGIGKSYKERAVVKTVSLSLRRGEAVGLLGPNGAGKTTCFYMITGLVQPDYGTISLDGHDITSQPMYQRARMGLGYLPQESSIFRGLSVEQNLESVLELRLTNRSQIDAEVTRLLEELHIAHIRKSPATALSGGERRRVEIARALAGNPSFILLDEPFAGIDPLAISDIRDVVGYLKHRGIGILITDHNVRETLDIIDRASIIHSGEVLFEGTPDEIRHNPEVRRVYLGENFDG is encoded by the coding sequence ATGACCACAGCCCCTTTACTCGATGTGCGCAACGCCGCGGATGTGCGAAGCGCCGAGATACCCGATGCAACCAACGGGCTACGCGTCGAAGGCATAGGCAAGTCATACAAGGAGCGCGCGGTGGTTAAAACCGTGTCGCTGTCCCTGCGGCGCGGAGAGGCCGTGGGTCTGCTTGGCCCCAACGGTGCTGGTAAGACGACGTGTTTCTATATGATCACGGGCCTCGTGCAGCCTGACTATGGCACTATCAGTCTTGATGGACACGATATCACCTCCCAACCCATGTACCAGCGCGCACGCATGGGCCTTGGTTATCTGCCGCAGGAATCTTCTATCTTCCGTGGGCTGTCTGTTGAACAGAACCTTGAGTCCGTGCTGGAACTGCGCCTGACCAATCGTTCGCAGATTGACGCCGAAGTCACGCGTCTGCTCGAAGAACTGCACATCGCCCATATTCGCAAATCGCCGGCGACCGCTCTGTCAGGGGGCGAACGTCGACGTGTCGAGATCGCCCGCGCCCTGGCCGGAAATCCGTCCTTTATCCTGCTGGATGAGCCCTTTGCGGGTATCGACCCGCTCGCGATTTCGGATATCCGGGATGTGGTGGGTTATCTCAAACACCGTGGTATCGGCATCCTGATCACCGACCACAATGTGCGCGAAACGCTCGACATTATCGACCGCGCGTCGATCATCCACTCCGGTGAAGTGCTATTCGAAGGGACGCCGGACGAGATTCGTCATAACCCGGAAGTACGCCGCGTCTATCTGGGCGAAAATTTCGACGGCTAA
- the lptA gene encoding lipopolysaccharide transport periplasmic protein LptA: MTIRTKVWVMGVALCLTAPVAWAQFVPTKESPIGYAADTFEADEGNHTATFTGSVEFLQETSRLRADKVTVTYGQNQATGKWDVLSTAEATGNVYYVVDDQVMTGSRAVYTKSTDTLVMTGNVVLKQGQNVMEGSRLVYNVGAKKSSMDGVPTSGSKSRVRGVFYPDQGSTQKKPQ; encoded by the coding sequence ATGACGATCAGAACAAAAGTATGGGTGATGGGGGTCGCTTTGTGCCTCACGGCACCGGTAGCTTGGGCGCAGTTTGTGCCGACCAAGGAAAGCCCCATCGGCTACGCCGCGGATACATTCGAAGCCGACGAAGGCAACCACACAGCCACCTTTACCGGCAGCGTTGAATTCCTCCAGGAGACGTCGCGTCTGCGGGCGGATAAGGTGACCGTCACCTATGGGCAGAACCAGGCAACCGGTAAGTGGGACGTCTTGTCCACGGCCGAAGCCACGGGTAATGTCTATTACGTCGTTGACGACCAGGTGATGACCGGTAGCCGCGCGGTCTATACCAAGAGTACAGACACTTTAGTCATGACGGGCAACGTGGTCCTTAAGCAGGGACAGAACGTCATGGAAGGCAGCCGTCTTGTCTATAATGTCGGCGCCAAAAAATCGAGCATGGACGGGGTGCCTACGTCAGGCAGCAAGAGCCGCGTGCGCGGTGTCTTCTACCCGGATCAGGGTTCGACCCAAAAGAAGCCCCAGTGA
- the lptC gene encoding LPS export ABC transporter periplasmic protein LptC: protein MPAIETATHDLADARQRLTTQALAWKKRSRKISRLRIIFPGLIIGLIVVMIVWIIVQSVINSMNVYSATGEDIRMTNPFYTDRSRNGERYEMRGLEAVRKGRNASVVSLTAPRLEIRSENSRPSALEGAAGIYDDTKRRFTVNKDVTLSSGNGLSLRTHAAEVDLQNAVITGDKPVEGRWQTGTVNAQAFRVEQNGRKVAFYGKPGKQVTGTLSGGED, encoded by the coding sequence ATGCCGGCCATTGAAACCGCGACGCACGACCTTGCTGATGCCCGCCAGCGCCTGACTACTCAAGCGCTGGCTTGGAAAAAGCGTTCGCGCAAGATCTCTCGTCTGCGCATTATCTTCCCAGGCCTGATCATCGGACTGATCGTCGTTATGATCGTGTGGATCATTGTGCAGAGCGTCATCAATTCGATGAACGTTTACTCGGCAACGGGTGAAGACATCCGCATGACCAATCCGTTTTACACCGATCGCAGCCGCAATGGTGAGCGCTATGAGATGCGGGGCCTGGAGGCTGTGCGTAAGGGTCGTAACGCGTCGGTGGTTAGCCTGACGGCACCGCGTCTGGAAATCCGATCGGAGAACAGTCGCCCGTCGGCTCTGGAAGGCGCAGCCGGGATTTATGACGACACCAAACGTCGGTTCACGGTGAACAAGGATGTGACGCTGAGTTCCGGAAATGGATTATCGCTGCGCACACACGCCGCTGAAGTTGATCTCCAGAATGCCGTAATCACAGGTGATAAGCCGGTTGAGGGTCGTTGGCAGACCGGTACGGTAAATGCGCAGGCGTTTCGTGTGGAGCAGAACGGGCGCAAGGTTGCGTTCTACGGTAAGCCGGGCAAGCAGGTCACCGGCACGCTTTCCGGCGGCGAAGACTGA
- a CDS encoding ribonuclease D: MTIHYHEGDLPNGLNLGAVVAIDSETMGLRFGRDDLCVVQLSAGDGDAHVVRLNRPAYDCPNLKALLTDEKVLKLFHFGRFDIGMFLLHLGVVTAPVYCTKIASKLARTYTDRHGLKDLVRELLSVDISKAQQSSDWGAQTLTPEQLAYAASDVLHLHTLREKLDTMLAREGRTELAQGCFDFLPHRVKLDLAGWEDTDIFAHSWS, translated from the coding sequence GTGACCATCCATTATCATGAAGGCGATCTGCCCAACGGCCTTAATCTGGGCGCCGTCGTCGCTATCGACTCCGAAACCATGGGCCTGCGCTTTGGGCGTGACGACCTGTGCGTTGTGCAGTTGTCGGCGGGCGATGGTGACGCTCACGTGGTGCGGCTCAACCGCCCGGCCTACGACTGCCCCAATCTGAAGGCCCTCCTCACCGATGAGAAGGTGTTAAAGCTGTTCCATTTCGGGCGTTTTGATATCGGCATGTTCCTTCTGCATCTGGGCGTGGTGACGGCACCCGTCTACTGCACCAAAATCGCTTCAAAGCTGGCGCGCACCTATACCGATCGCCATGGTCTAAAAGACCTAGTGCGTGAGCTTTTGTCCGTCGATATCTCCAAGGCGCAGCAGAGCTCGGACTGGGGGGCTCAGACCCTGACGCCGGAACAACTGGCCTATGCCGCGTCGGATGTGCTGCATCTACATACCTTGCGTGAAAAACTCGATACCATGCTGGCCCGCGAAGGCCGCACCGAACTGGCGCAGGGGTGTTTCGATTTTTTACCGCACCGCGTCAAACTGGATTTGGCAGGTTGGGAAGATACGGATATATTCGCCCACTCATGGAGCTGA
- a CDS encoding MFS transporter: MSSHPQADSVQKEGGLRTIVAASAAGTTFEWYDFFIFGALTSIITKNFFTGLDDTTGMILALLTFALGFLSRPFGALLFGHIGDRKGRKGTFLYTILLMGVATVLIGFLPTYEQAGIWSPLLLVGLRILQGIAMGGEYGGAVIYVAEHAPADKRGAYTAWIQASASLGLVIALLVVFLTRTIVKEEAFGDWGWRIPFIVSAVLLAISVYIRAKTAESPAFRALHDSGNISKAPFKEAFGQWSNLRQVLIALFGFMTAQGVVWYTTFFYTQVFLERSVKLAPTTVNLLVMSISIVSAVLYVVWGQLSDRVGRKPVMILGIAIAVLSFVPGFHLMARFANPALDDAVNRTPVVIFADPRKCSVQFDPVGKAQFTSSCDLAKSLVTGLGVPYINKPTEPGATFATVQIGDRTIAVQSGDKLSKAELATLKTNAVTDLKAALKAAGYPEAADPKRVNVLGIFGVLFVFTVGATALYGPMASALVEMFPTRIRYTALSLPYNIGTGWFGGLLPAISFAMVAGSGNLFFGLWYPVIVGATAIAVALIFMKETRGRDLHTMEDQPGV; this comes from the coding sequence ATGTCATCACACCCGCAGGCAGACAGCGTGCAGAAGGAAGGCGGTCTGCGTACCATTGTGGCAGCCTCCGCCGCCGGTACGACCTTTGAGTGGTACGACTTCTTCATATTCGGGGCCCTGACCTCGATCATCACGAAGAACTTCTTTACCGGTCTTGATGACACCACCGGCATGATCCTGGCGTTGCTGACCTTCGCGCTGGGCTTCCTCTCACGGCCCTTCGGCGCGTTGTTGTTTGGTCATATCGGTGATCGAAAAGGTCGCAAGGGCACCTTTCTCTACACCATACTCTTAATGGGGGTGGCCACAGTGCTGATCGGCTTTCTGCCCACCTATGAACAGGCAGGGATATGGTCGCCCTTGCTGCTTGTGGGTTTGCGCATCCTTCAGGGCATCGCGATGGGCGGTGAATATGGCGGGGCTGTGATTTACGTTGCGGAACATGCCCCAGCGGATAAGCGCGGGGCCTATACGGCGTGGATTCAGGCCTCGGCATCGCTGGGACTGGTGATCGCCTTGCTGGTCGTCTTTCTGACCCGCACCATCGTTAAGGAAGAGGCCTTTGGTGACTGGGGCTGGCGCATTCCATTCATCGTCTCCGCCGTACTTCTGGCGATTTCAGTTTATATCCGCGCCAAAACCGCTGAAAGCCCCGCCTTCCGCGCTCTGCACGACAGCGGCAATATCTCCAAGGCCCCGTTCAAGGAAGCCTTTGGCCAGTGGTCGAACTTGCGTCAGGTGCTGATCGCCCTGTTCGGTTTCATGACCGCGCAGGGCGTGGTGTGGTACACCACCTTCTTCTACACGCAAGTGTTTCTCGAAAGGAGCGTCAAGCTGGCGCCCACCACCGTCAACCTGCTTGTAATGAGCATTTCGATCGTCAGCGCGGTACTTTACGTCGTCTGGGGTCAGTTGTCGGACCGCGTGGGACGCAAGCCGGTGATGATCCTTGGCATCGCCATTGCGGTGCTGAGCTTCGTGCCGGGCTTCCACCTGATGGCGCGCTTTGCCAATCCGGCGCTGGATGATGCCGTCAACCGCACGCCGGTCGTCATCTTTGCAGACCCGCGCAAGTGTTCGGTACAGTTCGACCCGGTGGGAAAAGCGCAGTTCACCTCGTCCTGCGACCTCGCCAAGTCGCTGGTAACGGGGCTCGGTGTGCCCTATATCAACAAGCCGACTGAGCCTGGCGCGACGTTTGCTACCGTACAAATCGGAGATCGCACCATTGCCGTGCAGTCGGGCGACAAACTGTCGAAGGCCGAACTGGCGACGCTAAAGACCAATGCTGTAACCGATCTCAAGGCGGCGCTGAAGGCCGCTGGCTATCCCGAAGCCGCCGATCCGAAGCGCGTCAACGTACTGGGCATCTTTGGCGTGCTGTTTGTCTTCACGGTAGGGGCCACAGCGCTCTATGGCCCGATGGCGTCAGCCCTTGTTGAAATGTTCCCGACGCGCATTCGCTATACGGCCCTATCTCTGCCCTATAACATCGGCACCGGCTGGTTCGGCGGCCTTTTGCCCGCCATCTCCTTCGCCATGGTCGCCGGCTCAGGTAACCTATTCTTCGGTCTGTGGTATCCGGTAATTGTCGGGGCTACCGCCATCGCAGTCGCCCTCATCTTCATGAAGGAAACGCGCGGCCGTGACCTGCACACTATGGAGGATCAGCCCGGCGTGTAA
- the xth gene encoding exodeoxyribonuclease III, translating into MRLSIASWNINSVRLRIDQVIRFLDMARPDILCLQEIKCQNGEFPRKAFEDAGYPHILVTGQKGWHGVALVSKLPFEINEILPFCRRGEARVQGIQVAGIDLWNFYIPAGGDVPDRQANDKFDHKLEFYERLTAHLKTRNPDAPLLIAGDLNIAPGENDVWSHRQMLKVVSHTPPELEAFADLMAAGGFHDAFRELWPEPQKLFTWWSYRAADFRKSNRGLRLDHLLINPALKARITSPIAAVIHDSVREWDRPSDHAPIQIEFDL; encoded by the coding sequence ATGCGTTTGTCGATTGCCTCATGGAACATCAACTCGGTGCGGCTGAGGATTGATCAGGTCATACGTTTTCTCGATATGGCGCGCCCGGACATCCTGTGCCTTCAGGAAATCAAGTGCCAGAACGGTGAGTTCCCACGCAAGGCCTTCGAAGACGCCGGCTATCCGCATATCCTCGTCACCGGGCAAAAGGGTTGGCACGGCGTGGCGCTGGTGTCGAAGCTGCCATTTGAAATCAACGAGATTTTGCCCTTTTGTCGCCGCGGCGAAGCGCGCGTTCAGGGCATACAGGTCGCGGGCATCGACCTTTGGAACTTCTATATACCGGCAGGCGGTGACGTTCCCGACCGCCAAGCCAATGACAAGTTTGATCACAAGCTGGAATTCTATGAGCGCCTGACCGCGCACCTGAAAACGCGCAATCCCGATGCCCCCCTTCTGATTGCCGGTGACCTCAATATCGCGCCCGGCGAAAACGACGTGTGGAGCCATCGTCAGATGCTGAAAGTCGTAAGCCATACCCCGCCGGAGCTGGAGGCGTTTGCTGACCTGATGGCGGCCGGCGGCTTTCATGACGCCTTCCGCGAACTATGGCCCGAACCGCAGAAGCTGTTTACGTGGTGGAGCTATCGCGCCGCCGATTTTCGCAAGTCCAACCGCGGGCTGAGGCTCGATCACCTGCTGATCAATCCCGCCTTGAAGGCGCGCATCACCTCGCCTATAGCCGCCGTCATCCACGACTCCGTTCGCGAATGGGACCGGCCGTCGGATCACGCCCCTATTCAGATCGAGTTCGACCTATGA
- a CDS encoding DUF3052 family protein, with translation MTSGYSGTPLAKKLGYKPAMRAAVLGAPNDYKNWLEPLPDGVEFGVDDPELVHIFATERAVLETAMTHWRGALRSDGMVWVSWPKKASKVPTDITEDVIREVCLPLGFVDVKVCAVSNVWSGLKLVVRKELR, from the coding sequence ATGACGTCCGGCTATTCCGGCACACCATTGGCCAAGAAGCTCGGTTACAAACCGGCGATGCGGGCGGCTGTGCTCGGCGCACCCAACGACTATAAAAATTGGCTTGAACCCTTGCCCGACGGCGTGGAATTCGGCGTCGATGATCCGGAGCTGGTGCACATTTTTGCCACCGAGCGTGCGGTGCTGGAAACGGCGATGACGCACTGGCGCGGGGCCTTGAGATCGGACGGCATGGTCTGGGTATCGTGGCCCAAGAAGGCCTCAAAAGTGCCGACCGATATTACCGAAGACGTTATCCGCGAGGTCTGCCTGCCGCTGGGCTTTGTCGATGTGAAGGTCTGCGCCGTCAGCAACGTTTGGTCGGGTTTGAAGCTGGTGGTGCGTAAAGAGCTGCGCTAA
- a CDS encoding response regulator transcription factor gives MQQKTLLIVDDDDELREALAEQLELHEEFKVTQASNGTEGIRLGKTINADLILLDVDLPDMDGREACRLLRKSGLTTPVIMLTGAASDSDQILGLDAGANDYVTKPFRFAVLLARIRAQVRSHETSEDATFRIGPYEFKPALKLLIDQVQKKIRLTEKETNILKYLYRAGGKPISREELLTEVWGYNAGVTTHTLETHVYRLRQKIEPDPANARLLMTDAGGYRLQF, from the coding sequence GTGCAACAAAAAACCCTGCTGATCGTTGATGACGATGACGAACTGCGCGAGGCGCTGGCCGAACAACTTGAACTGCACGAAGAGTTCAAGGTCACTCAGGCATCGAATGGCACCGAAGGCATCCGCCTTGGGAAGACCATTAATGCCGATCTGATCCTGCTGGATGTCGATTTGCCGGATATGGACGGGCGCGAAGCCTGCCGCCTGTTGCGCAAATCCGGCCTGACCACGCCGGTGATCATGCTGACCGGGGCCGCCTCTGACTCTGATCAGATTCTGGGGCTGGATGCGGGTGCCAATGACTATGTCACCAAGCCGTTTCGCTTTGCCGTCCTGCTGGCGCGTATCCGTGCTCAGGTCCGCAGCCACGAAACCTCCGAAGACGCGACCTTCCGCATCGGGCCTTATGAATTCAAACCAGCGCTCAAGCTGCTGATTGATCAGGTTCAAAAGAAGATTCGCCTGACCGAAAAAGAAACCAACATCCTCAAATACCTATATCGCGCTGGCGGTAAGCCGATTTCACGCGAAGAACTTTTGACCGAGGTATGGGGATACAATGCCGGGGTGACCACACACACGCTGGAAACCCACGTCTATCGCCTGCGCCAGAAGATAGAGCCCGATCCGGCCAATGCCCGTCTGCTGATGACCGATGCCGGTGGGTACAGGTTGCAATTTTAG
- a CDS encoding L,D-transpeptidase family protein, with protein sequence MVKIFTAYAEGFLVLNSDRVRCALGKGGVISAADKREGDLRSPLGLWPVRYVWYRPDRLPVPQTVLPVKALSPDDGWCDDIDSDLYNLPVKLPFGKSHEKLWRDDHVYDLIVVLGHNDDPPVKGLGSAIFLHLAREDYSGTEGCVALSLEHLRELLKTADAETYVEISH encoded by the coding sequence ATGGTCAAGATTTTTACCGCATACGCCGAAGGTTTTCTAGTCTTAAACTCAGATAGGGTGCGTTGCGCTCTGGGTAAAGGGGGCGTTATATCCGCCGCCGATAAAAGGGAAGGCGATCTGCGCTCGCCGCTGGGCCTGTGGCCGGTGCGTTATGTCTGGTATCGCCCCGATCGTTTGCCGGTGCCGCAGACCGTCCTGCCCGTGAAGGCCTTGTCACCCGATGACGGGTGGTGCGATGATATAGACAGTGATCTTTATAACCTGCCCGTCAAACTGCCCTTTGGGAAGTCGCATGAAAAACTGTGGCGCGACGACCATGTCTATGACCTGATCGTGGTGCTGGGGCACAATGACGACCCGCCGGTCAAGGGGCTGGGATCGGCCATCTTCCTCCATCTTGCGCGTGAGGACTATTCCGGCACCGAAGGCTGCGTAGCGCTCAGTCTGGAGCACTTGCGTGAGTTACTGAAAACCGCCGACGCCGAAACCTATGTGGAGATAAGCCATTAG
- a CDS encoding YggS family pyridoxal phosphate-dependent enzyme: protein MSSSPSAENYARIVKGLHKTLKLTGRADGSACLTAVSKNQPWEVIRPVLEAGHRRFGENRVQEAMERWGPVKDQYPDLTLCLIGPLQSNKAADAVAFFDVVESVDREKIARAIADEAQKQGRAPRVYVQVNIGEEPQKAGILPAETDRFIATVRGYGLEPCGLMCIPPVEGPRGPYFALLRKMAERNGIGHLSMGMSDDFETALRFGSNEIRVGTAIFGSR from the coding sequence ATGTCATCTTCACCTTCGGCGGAAAATTATGCGCGTATTGTCAAAGGCCTGCACAAAACGCTGAAACTGACCGGGCGAGCGGACGGTTCCGCCTGTTTGACCGCTGTATCCAAAAATCAGCCCTGGGAGGTTATACGCCCGGTGCTGGAGGCTGGCCACCGACGATTTGGTGAGAACCGCGTGCAGGAGGCCATGGAACGCTGGGGGCCGGTAAAAGATCAATATCCCGACCTGACTCTGTGCCTGATCGGCCCGCTTCAGAGCAATAAGGCCGCTGATGCCGTGGCTTTTTTCGATGTTGTCGAAAGCGTTGATCGGGAAAAAATCGCCCGCGCCATTGCCGATGAGGCACAAAAGCAGGGCCGCGCTCCACGCGTCTATGTACAGGTTAATATTGGCGAAGAGCCGCAAAAGGCCGGGATTTTGCCCGCTGAGACAGATAGGTTTATCGCGACGGTGCGAGGCTATGGGCTGGAGCCGTGCGGTCTGATGTGTATTCCACCGGTCGAAGGCCCGCGCGGTCCCTATTTCGCCCTGTTGCGCAAGATGGCCGAGCGCAATGGCATCGGACATCTCAGCATGGGCATGAGCGACGATTTCGAAACGGCGCTGCGTTTCGGATCGAACGAAATCCGTGTCGGCACGGCCATTTTCGGCTCGCGCTAA
- a CDS encoding thiamine phosphate synthase — MTYRTRYAFLMNRARDIARHAHMSSANGRELPALFYVTDPKRTPHPEEIVAHLPAGAGVIYRHFGDPHATAHARVLRTLCDDNGLKLLIGQDVALAEDVAADGVHLPERALSNAPDVRERHREWLITGACHGCETLDLAEVTALDGLFISPVFASHSPSAKGVAPLGLKGIQMFCDLSPVPVLGLGGIGADNAEQLTHSGLAGFGAVEAFQLN, encoded by the coding sequence ATGACATACCGAACTCGCTACGCCTTTCTGATGAACCGGGCCAGAGACATAGCCCGCCACGCGCATATGTCCAGCGCAAACGGACGTGAACTGCCCGCCCTGTTTTACGTCACCGATCCCAAACGCACACCGCATCCGGAAGAGATTGTCGCGCACCTGCCGGCGGGGGCAGGTGTCATCTACCGCCACTTCGGCGATCCCCATGCCACGGCACATGCCCGCGTCTTGCGCACCCTGTGCGATGATAATGGGTTGAAGCTATTGATCGGGCAGGATGTGGCATTGGCTGAAGACGTGGCCGCCGATGGCGTGCATCTGCCCGAACGCGCGCTGTCAAATGCACCAGATGTGCGCGAAAGGCATCGCGAATGGCTGATTACCGGGGCCTGTCACGGTTGCGAGACGCTCGATCTGGCGGAGGTGACGGCGCTTGATGGTCTCTTCATCTCACCGGTTTTCGCCAGCCACAGTCCCTCAGCAAAGGGTGTCGCACCTCTGGGCCTCAAAGGTATTCAGATGTTTTGCGATCTGAGCCCCGTGCCGGTTCTGGGGTTGGGCGGTATTGGGGCTGACAATGCCGAACAGCTGACACACTCCGGCCTGGCCGGATTTGGCGCGGTCGAGGCGTTTCAGCTTAACTGA
- a CDS encoding NtrZ family periplasmic regulatory protein produces MAAGVSVMAVALIASAPAYALNNQTAKAKTSEATAPLSLSTVSTESNAATRQQSKIYQWSVKGRWGLKLDLNQDEARPSGWNDVDAGAFYKISPSVRVGGTVGFGEKTKSLQPRDPAAEKDQPRVRLETTFKF; encoded by the coding sequence ATGGCAGCAGGGGTATCGGTTATGGCCGTGGCGCTTATCGCGTCTGCGCCGGCCTATGCGCTCAATAACCAGACCGCCAAGGCCAAAACCAGCGAAGCCACTGCACCGCTAAGCCTCAGCACCGTTTCTACCGAAAGCAATGCCGCTACGCGCCAGCAGTCGAAAATCTATCAGTGGTCGGTCAAGGGCCGCTGGGGTTTGAAGCTGGACCTCAATCAGGACGAGGCTCGCCCGTCTGGTTGGAACGACGTCGATGCCGGTGCGTTTTACAAGATCTCGCCCTCGGTACGTGTGGGCGGTACGGTCGGTTTCGGTGAAAAGACCAAGTCGCTGCAGCCGCGTGATCCGGCGGCCGAAAAGGACCAGCCGCGCGTGCGTCTGGAAACCACCTTTAAGTTTTAA
- a CDS encoding DUF3576 domain-containing protein, giving the protein MKTIKKAALITLAAALSLSLTGCLSLGKKEETTIDAKAEKRGFLGLGGAKPTSEQANATIGVNAYLWRASLDTISFMPLASADPWGGIIVTDWYANPEKPDERFKATVYILDTRLRADALNVSLYKQVNTGGQWVDASVSAQTQIDIENAILTRARQLRLSNVK; this is encoded by the coding sequence ATGAAGACGATCAAGAAGGCGGCTCTGATTACGCTGGCCGCAGCCCTGTCTCTGAGCCTGACGGGCTGCCTGAGCTTAGGCAAAAAAGAAGAGACCACCATTGACGCCAAGGCCGAGAAGCGTGGCTTCCTGGGTCTGGGAGGTGCTAAGCCGACCAGCGAGCAGGCCAATGCAACGATTGGCGTCAATGCCTATCTTTGGCGCGCGTCGCTCGACACCATCTCCTTCATGCCTTTGGCTTCGGCCGATCCGTGGGGCGGCATCATCGTCACCGACTGGTACGCCAACCCGGAGAAGCCCGACGAGCGTTTCAAGGCTACGGTCTATATTCTTGATACCCGTCTGCGCGCCGATGCCCTGAACGTCTCGCTCTACAAGCAGGTCAATACGGGCGGTCAGTGGGTGGACGCCAGTGTCTCGGCGCAAACCCAGATCGACATAGAAAACGCCATCCTGACGCGCGCGCGTCAGCTGCGTCTGTCGAACGTGAAATAA